CCAGGTATGCTGCTAAGGCATCACCTCAACACCCACTCTTTCTCACCGAAACAGGAAAATGGCCAATCGATTCCGGTTCCAGAAACACTTAGACCAAGTCCTACGCATTTCAGGCGTATCTCCACAACTCTATTCTAGCCACTCCTTCCGCATCGGCGCAGCATCCACAGCAGCCAGACTAGGCATCTCAGACCAAACCATTCAGGTCCTAGGCCGCTGGTCATCCCAAGCATATCGCTCCTACATCCGCAACAATCTTGACGATCTCCGTCGAGCTCATGTTCAGATCAGTTCAATTTAAATCTGACTCTTTTGGGGGCCAGTGATCAGCTCGGGTGGATATATACGCCTGAGAcggaacccccacactgagtctccctcCGCCCGGTCTTCAATACATCCTCCCAGACCAGCCTAACAGATGATATCTTCCCTCTACCTCACCCACATCCATTCATCTATTCTCAACATTCAATAACTCCTGTATTTCATTAAACCTTTAAACGACATATTGTTGTGGCGTGGTTCTTGCTAGTGAAATGAGTTTTAAAGGAAATGTTGGTTTGGAAGGTGTGTTCTTTAGAAATTGCCAAAATGAACCCGTCCGCACGACGAGAGTGAAAAATTGAGGCTTTTTCCAACTTCAGGATTtcgtcttcaacttttaacttccAAACATCAAAGGCTTTATGTATATTGTATGTATGGATTACATGTATTACATANTCAACTGAGCttcatttgtatttgataaCATGAGTTTCTTTAATCTGTTACCAATTCACCTGTTGAAGGCtccaaacaggtgtttttaGACCATTCCACAACTTTCCCATTCTCTTGTTGAATGAAGAATGAATGCTCAAAACCGCACTGAGATGGACGGATGACAGTATAGAAACACTGCGGGGTTGCTTCTTCAGCACTGATTGGAGCATTTTTCATAGCCTAGAACTAGAAGAGGCCACAACAACCACCACCGATTACATCAATTTCTGTGTGGATAATGtagttgaaaaaaaagaaatcctacATTTCCCCAACAACAAAGTTTACATAACCAAGGATATTAAAGCATGTATCAATAACAAAAAGCtagcttttaaaaataaagatcGAGTAGCGTTGGCTGCGGTACAGAAAGAGCTCAACCACCTGCTGAGGAAAGCAAAAGATAAACACTGCACTGACATGGAACATAGTTTTAGAGAGATGGACAACAGGAGGTTATGGGACTATATGAAAAACATTACGAACATGACCCCCTGCAGAAAACAGCTGATAACCTTGGATGACTCAGGAAGAGCAAATGAgctgaatgatttctttcttAGATTTGAGGTCCAGGATTTCTCCTCTAGAGGGAGGGAGATTTTAGATTTGTTGACTCCTTCTGGAGAATGTGAGCTCCAGATTACACCTCAGCAGGTGCAGGCTGCTTTTAGTAAAGTTGGCAAAAGGAAATCATCAGGCCCTGATGGCCTGCCTGCTTTCTTAATAAAAAGCTGCTCAGCTGAGTTAGCTGCTGCCTGGTGCCCTATTTTCCAGATGTCTTTTCACAGCCACACAGTGCCCAGCCTGTGGAAAAAGTCCATTATCGTTCCGGTCCCTAAGATTTCATGTCCTGCGGTTGATAATGATTACAGACCTGTCTCATTAACCTCAGTAgtaatgaaatgttttgaaagAATCATCGTTGATATGCTTAAATCTGACATTGCTGGTTGTCTCGACCCGCTAAAGTTTGCTTATAGGCAGGGCCGTGGCACCGAGGACGCAGTTATTACTGTCATCCACTTGATTAACAAACATCTCGAGAATCCTAAAGCATATACTCGCGTTTTATTTGCTGACTTTAGTTCAGCTTTTAATACTGTGCAGCCCTACCTGATCATACAGAAGCTAATTAACATGAAGGTAGACACTTTTATTATCAAAtggttttattcttttttaacaaACAGGACACAACACACAAGTTCGGGTGAACAGCTCTCTCTCAGCCCTGAAGCAGTGTAGCACAGGCGTGCCCCAGGGCTGCGTCAGCTCCCCGGTCCTCTTCACACTGTACACTGATGAATGCAGGAGTTCACATCCTAACAACCATGTCATCAAATTTTCAGATGACACTATCATCTTAAGTCTGTTGGATGCGAATGCCTGCCCCTCTGTGTACTTCAGTGAGATAGCCACCTTCAAAATCTGGTGTGACAATAACTTCCTGGTGTTAAATACCAAAGAGACAAAAGAGATGATTTTTGATCCTAAAGAAATTGCAGCTCATGACCTGGCAATCATTGATAACTGCGTTATTGAACAGGTGTCCCTGTATAAATACCTGGGCCTGATGGTGTCTAATAACCTATGCTGGAGTGATCATGTGGATTTCCTCTGTAACAGATTAGCTCAGAGGCTACACTTTCTCAGAAGGCTGCGGCTGTTTGGGGTCCGAACCGAGATCATGCTAACATTCTGTAACGCTGTGTTAGAAAGTATCATAAGATACGACATGGCAGCGTGGTTCGGCTCCCTCACAGTCCAGTGTAAGGCCAGACTTCAGAGAATGGTGACTACAGCTATGAAGATAGAGGGGAAACATTATCACTTCCAGTCTCTCCAGGCAATATATGAGGGAGCAGTTGTCAAGGGAGCaaataaaatcctgagtgaCCCTTCTCATGTTCTCTTTCAGGAGTATGAGCTGTTGCCGTCGTGGAGGCGCTACAGAGCCAGCAGGTGTAGGAGCAACCGGTTCAAATTGTCCTTTATTCCCACttccattttattattaaacaaacaaacacactagGGTAGTGGGGAGGCTTACTGCTGCGGATCCACTACCCTAGCCCCCCCTCCATCCCACCACCTGACCTCGGTCGGGTGGTGGGGAGGGCTCACTGTGGTGGACCCACCTCCATTCTGGTAATGTTAAAGGAACATATAACATGTGGGCAGGGGGGAGGCTTATGGCTGCTGATCCCCTGCCCGTCAAATTCACCGTCAATTCACCGTTAATCACTGTTTACCATTGCTTATTACTGAATTCTCCTCAATTATGCTAATAGGTGGTTGCCTGCTCACCTGCTGGCCCTGCAATACCCCGCTGGTTGAGCCGTATGTGAGCAGGGTTATTTATGCCTAAATGGTCTGGTTATTGTTGTTCTTATCTAGTATTGTTCTTATTTGCACTATGGTTCCGCATCTGATTTAATATGATTTTAACTGGTttactggtgtttttatttgacctCTGTCTTCATCTGTTTTATATGCACTCACTTGCACTTTGAGATAGGCCAGTGCAATACCTGTAGTTCCCTTGTTTGTAACCTTACAAACAAGGCAAATGGTTGCACTACTCTTGCAACAGTAGTCTGCAACTGTAACACACTCAACGCACTATGTTGGCAACTTGTCTGTGttgattgtatgtatgtatgtatgtatgtgaatatTGCAGCTGTTTGCACTATACTGCCCAAGACGAATTTCCCTTgcgggacaataaagtttatcttatcttatcttattatcttaattcaacaaataaataaaccatgACAGAAATGAAAGGATGGGAGTGGTGTGACATTATGTGCTGTTTAAAGTGTGATTTCTTCATACAGGGACAAAATATCCACCTGATGAAACCCACAGTGTTCACCTCCTCTGACCTTACAGGTGCAGTGTTACTGTTTCAACACATCATCATAAATGTTTCCACAGAAATGTTGACGAATCCACTtggatcagccaaaacattcaaaccgtctttgattattttgttcctgtTATAAAAATTGTGATCACGCGGTTTATTCATGCTATTATTTTGTGCAAGTCTGAAGGATTGCTCCTGTTTCGCACTGCAGCAACTGTAACATCAGAGTTAAGGTTAAGGGAAGTTCGGTACTATATCTGTAAGAGGAAGTGGGACTTTGTGGGATTTTCCACAGAATTGAAGACACACCTGCTGTAATTATGAACGCGTTCCTATGATCACACCATATCTGTGGAACAAANNNNNNNNNNNNNNNNNNNNNNNNNNNNNNNNNNNNNNNNNNNNNNNNNNNNNNNNNNNNNNNNNNNNNNNNNNNNNNNNNNNNNNNNNNNNNNNNNNNNNNNNNNNNNNNNNNNNNNNNNNNNNNNNNNNNNNNNNNNNNNNNNNNNNNNNNNNNNNNNNNNNNNNNNNNNNNNNNNNNNNNNNNNNNNNNNNNNNNNNNNNNNNNNNNNNNNNNNNNNNNNNNNNNNNNNNNNNNNNNNNNNNNNNNNNNNNNNNNNNNNNNNNNNNNNNNNNNNNNNNNNNNNNNNNNNNNNNNNNNNNNNNNNNNNNNNNNNNNNNNNNNNNNNNNNNNNNNNNNNNNNNNNNNNNNNNNNNNNNNNNNNNNNNNNNNNNNNNNNNNNNNNNNNNNNNNNNNNNNNNNNNNNNNNNNNNNNNNNNNNNNNNNNNNNNNNNNNNNNNNNNNNNNNNNNNNNNNNNNNNNNNNNNNNNNNNNNNNNNNNNNNNNNNNNNNNNNNNNNNGACTTCTGCACGCTGATGGTTGATCAGTCCAACACGGCGACTAACAGAGGAATTCAAaacctttccttttctctttatAGTGTTTTTAGATCGCTTTATTAAAGATATCAGACTACATGAGGGAGGAGACTGAGatgcaaaatgcagcagctgtttgtcaaaAGATTCGAGGcgatttttccttttttgctctttttttatatttatgaacCATCATTTGACGAGGCAGCGTTTATTAGGGGTTTGTAAATTGTAACAAATTCTTAATAATGGgtaaaaagttgtttatttatatagaaaaataaaatctcagTTTTTGATCAGACTTGCAGACGACATCAGGAGCctctggacctcattgttttcactATTTGTGGACGTTTtcggccactgttcttcttcgagttagctgctaactgctactttttaaatctcccgctgTGGGTCACACACAACATGTCTTCGAAACGTCACACCTGACCTGCCCATCTTGACAGCTGTCTGGTTTGCACAGACATTATTTTGGCGCTGTCACCACCTCCGTTCCGGCTCAGaagtgagacaactctgtccctccGTTCCACAGTCGTACCTTATACACAGCAGCGAGACAGAATAACAGCGTGACACTCCCGCCTTGAACAGGAAATGTCAAAGGAGCTTTTGTGTCATCTTATGTTGTTTACAGATTTTCCTCACCTGTAGCTGTTTAACATGACACGTAAACTGTAAAATTGATGGATGGCTAATAACTCAATCTCAAGACATCAACAGGTGATTAATTAACCTTTAATAAAGTCACTCGTTACAACTTCTAAACACTTTTTAAGGCTGCAGTGTGAGGAAGTGACACCAGCTTGCTTTTTCTCCGTCTTGTTTGTCGTGATGAAGACGAGCTGGGAGAGTGAGACGCAGAGGAAGGACGTTAAAGAGATGTTGAATATCAAAAATGGGACTTTATTTAAATaagaaaaactttaaaaataatccCTGACACATAAGTTTATCatttcaaaaaaaacaaagatgaccgcgtctgacaaaatcaaaagggACGATCTGCTTTTGATGCTTTTGCGAAAAAAcaatgttacatttattttattttttttaaagttgtctCCCAACAGCGAAGCGTTCAGGTCAAAGTGATAATTTGTTCCGTTAACTTTTCTCAAGTGTTTGTCCATCAgggcagaaaaaaaagtgttcccccggAGAGTCTCAGACGGCCTGTCACcactcagtttgtttttgtctaagATAATCCAGGTGGGCAGGATTCAGATTCTTTGATTTGGAAAATTCACGTATGATTGTGTTCTCGTTTAAACACAGATGAGTTTGTTGTATATTTCATCAGCTGTAAAGGTTTGTGTCATCGTGCATGTTCATCCCGTTCTCTTgcatctgtctgtttctctgtggtcatcacacacacacacacacacacacacacacacacacacacacacacacacacacacacagtttaaccctcacactcctttttttttaagtttacaaGAGCTTTATTCACAGACGTCTGGAAGAATGAATGGAAGAGCTTTTTGTACATAGTTGTTGTACATAGATTGATTTCCTCGTGTAGGAGGAGAGGTTGATGGGTAATTGGGGGGGGTGGGGTCGTGGGTGGGGGTGGGTGggttaaatttaaatttagaCCGGTAGACTCTACTTTTCTGAATCTGActctatttttcattttctaaagCCTTTTCTCCCGTCAGTCAGtcgtgttgttgttttggacagacagacagacagagagcttCTTAACAAGCCAACTGCAGGAAAACTTGATCTTTGTACCAATTTGCAGACTGATGTCTTTGGTTACCTgtacataattttaaaataataaaaattgcTACTTTCAGTACTCCCTGCtccgtctgtctttctctcatttCTCAAAATCTTCTGAACTTTGGTCAGATTATCAGAAAACATttctgcagggttttttttcctctcagacGAACTCTGCTACAGACAGTTTGGTCACAGTGGGAAAAAGACTTATTGAATAATAATACAACATCATAAATTCAtggtctctgtgctgctgcaagaaacaaatgttttcaCTCAACAACAGGTCCAGCACTTCTCAGACAGATACAACTCTTTGCCAGTAAATaatgaaaagaatgaaaaatgcactacagaaaacaaacagtgacatTCTTGTAGAAAAAAGTCTCATTTTTAAAAGTTCACTCAGTTTATAAAAGTCATTTGGTCCCGCTGTTTCTCTCCCACATGTCCTCATTATAACTCCTCTGCTTCTCGTCTGTGCGCGCCGGGCCTCCGCTGCTCCTCCCGGTGTGACAGTCCCTGACGGGCCCTGATGGCTCCCCTGCTGCCGCTGTGGTCCCCTGTGAGTGCGGAGCGGACCCCGGGGCCCGTGGTGCGCGGGTTAGCACCGAAGCTCCGCACGCGCCCTCCTGGAGCAGCTCGCTGAGGGTGGCGATGTAAATCTGCGCCATTTGGAGCGTCTCAGATTTGGAGAGCTTCTTGTCGCTCTCCAGGTTGGGGATGACGCTCCGCAGCCGGTCGAAGGCGACGTTAAGCCCcagcatcctcctcctctcccggGCGTTGGCGGCGAGGCGTCTCCGTCTCTGCGCCCGCTCCAGAGCGCACTTGTCCGGCTGGAGATAGTG
The Epinephelus moara isolate mb chromosome 13, YSFRI_EMoa_1.0, whole genome shotgun sequence genome window above contains:
- the atoh1c gene encoding transcription factor Atoh1, with protein sequence MPPSKSLFAPFISVEPEGGVGPAAPAALHADIQALLQRSRAQERAGSERTRRGCDHRDAPCAIVELRLGPSGGALHYLQPDKCALERAQRRRRLAANARERRRMLGLNVAFDRLRSVIPNLESDKKLSKSETLQMAQIYIATLSELLQEGACGASVLTRAPRAPGSAPHSQGTTAAAGEPSGPVRDCHTGRSSGGPARTDEKQRSYNEDMWERNSGTK